One genomic segment of Gasterosteus aculeatus chromosome 6, fGasAcu3.hap1.1, whole genome shotgun sequence includes these proteins:
- the LOC144409412 gene encoding uncharacterized protein LOC144409412 → MLQAQTVATRSDAHGRVVRHRSSSSMKLLWRILSLALFLQLVSATDLQCTVTRDADRTHYSVPQFTGEDCDFSWLNQTNHVMAITSGHSEQVARSSNRSLDTYQCFPQMFYSRTCTDGVNQVATCTFNCSVNSEDPQKGGAKLSISIQAEKSHRRAYGLIPAAFLVLVLVLVLVCYALKADRRKSGRGSPHTDSTEEVLPIV, encoded by the exons ATGCTTCAGGCACAGACGGTGGCAACTCGATCGGACGCCCACGGTCGTGTTGTGAGGCATCGATCGAGCTCCAGCATGAAGCTCCTGTGGCGGATCCTCTCCTTAGCGC TCTTCTTGCAGCTTGTCAGTGCTACAGACCTTCAGTGCACCGTCACCCGGGACGCAGACAGAACCCATTACAGTGTCCCACAGTTCACTGGAGAAGACTGTGACTTCAGCTGGTTGAACCAGACG AACCACGTGATGGCCATTACCAGCGGGCATAGTGAGCAGGTGGCGAGGAGCAGCAACCGGAGCCTTGACACCTACCAGTGCTTCCCCCAGATgttctacagcagaacctgcaCCGATGGG GTGAACCAAGTCGCTACCTGCACCT TCAACTGCAGCGTAAACTCCGAGGATCCACAGAAAGGAGGAGCTAAACTTTCCATTTCCATTCAAGCAGAAA AGTCTCACAGAAGGGCTTATGGTCTCATTCCTGCTGCCTTTctggtcctggttctggttctggttctggtgtgCTACGCACTCAAAGCTGACAG GAGAAAGAGCGGCCGCGGCTCCCCCCACACTGACAGCACCGAGGAAGTTCTTCCCATTGTGTGA
- the LOC120820186 gene encoding protein FAM161A isoform X3, with protein MQSKMQRWTSVRNKDSMSPYGGEGEQDSPPEEENGVGEEAGEEVKGGRSVRRSLSLEIYGLQREPHVHFSNREYYRRLEGLRSSHLRNMAELERMYIGQGEERPAEEEEGEEGEEGGGGGQSREDRLSVSSSSSPASKLQRIYSQEELDLHDSSSGSDQSELGGAESLGEHGQDTPPRTPVQDRAFTRDFLLSPEDTPTRNQYRLQPNNAASAKPRGRSSRQTGSRVGSDLKATVPKPFQMMLREEERKRRKVRTRSQVELENALLRRELEELQECQKTFRASPAPAHIHLPLYEMMSRRRRFRFVRSGERGGDRAPFHFLERERRKREAKILAELERLGPQEERRAFRARPMPSSVYGTKPVAKNASRQFGGAPGARCQPDLDPDLSPDTRSPRPGKKQIELSIEMVKERKWCCTDL; from the exons ATGCAGAGTAAGATGCAGCGCTGGACCTCCGTGCGCAACAAGGACTCCATGTCTCCGTACGGGGGGGAAGGAGAACAGGACTCTCCTCCAGAGGAG GAGAACGGCGTGGGCGAGGAGGCCGGCGAGGAGGTGAAAGGAGGCCGCAGCGTTCGCAGGTCTCTGTCGCTGGAGATCTACGGCCTGCAGAGAGAGCCGCACGTCCACTTCTCCAACCGGGAGTACTACCGCCGGCTGGAGGGACTGAGGAGCAGCCACCTGAGGAACATGGCCGAGCTGGAGAGGATGTACATTGGTCAGGGCGAGGAGAGgcctgctgaggaggaggagggggaggagggcgaggaaggggggggaggagggcagagCAGAGAGGACCGTCTGTCCGTCAG cagcagcagcagcccagcCAGTAAACTCCAGAGGATCTACtcgcaggaggagctggacctcCACGACTCGTCCAGCGGGTCCGACCAGTCAGAattggggggggcagagagccTGGGGGAGCACGGGCAGGACACTCCACCGAGGACCCCTGTCCAGGACCGGGCCTTTaccag AGACTTCCTGCTGAGCCCTGAGGACACGCCCACCCGGAACCAGTACCGGTTACAACCCAACAACGCCGCCAGTGCGAAACCGCGGGGGAGATCGTCCCGCCAAACCGGGTCCAGGGTCGGCTCCGACCTCAAGGCCACCGTGCCCAAACCCTTCCAGATGatgctgagggaggaggagaggaagcggcgCAAGGTGCGGACCCGCTCgcaggtggagctggagaacGCGCTGCTGAGGCgcgagctggaggagctccagGAGTGCCAGAAGACCTTCCGGGCGTCGCCGGCACCGGCGCACATACACCTGCCCCTCTACGAGATGatgagccgccgccgccgcttccGCTTCGTTCGGAGCGGCGAGCGGGGCGGCGACAGGGCGCCTTTCCACTTcttggagagggagaggaggaagcgggAGGCCAAGATCCTGGCGGAGCTGGAGAGGCTGGGGCCGCAGGAGGAGCGGCGGGCCTTCCGGGCCCGGCCCATGCCCAGCTCGGTGTACGGAACCAAGCCGGTGGCCAAGAACGCAAGCCGGCAATTCGGAGGGGCCCCGGGGGCCCGATGTCAGCCAGACTTGGACCCGGACTTGTCCCCCGACACCCGATCCCCCAGGCCGGGGAAGAAGCAGATAGAGCTCTCCATTGAGATGGTGAAGGAAAGGAAGTGGTGCtgcactgacctctga
- the LOC120820186 gene encoding protein FAM161A isoform X2 has product MQSKMQRWTSVRNKDSMSPYGGEGEQDSPPEEENGVGEEAGEEVKGGRSVRRSLSLEIYGLQREPHVHFSNREYYRRLEGLRSSHLRNMAELERMYIGQGEERPAEEEEGEEGEEGGGGGQSREDRLSVSSSPASKLQRIYSQEELDLHDSSSGSDQSELGGAESLGEHGQDTPPRTPVQDRAFTRDFLLSPEDTPTRNQYRLQPNNAASAKPRGRSSRQTGSRVGSDLKATVPKPFQMMLREEERKRRKVRTRSQVELENALLRRELEELQECQKTFRASPAPAHIHLPLYEMMSRRRRFRFVRSGERGGDRAPFHFLERERRKREAKILAELERLGPQEERRAFRARPMPSSVYGTKPVAKNASRQFGGAPGARCQPDLDPDLSPDTRSPRPGKKQIELSIEMVKERKWCCTDL; this is encoded by the exons ATGCAGAGTAAGATGCAGCGCTGGACCTCCGTGCGCAACAAGGACTCCATGTCTCCGTACGGGGGGGAAGGAGAACAGGACTCTCCTCCAGAGGAG GAGAACGGCGTGGGCGAGGAGGCCGGCGAGGAGGTGAAAGGAGGCCGCAGCGTTCGCAGGTCTCTGTCGCTGGAGATCTACGGCCTGCAGAGAGAGCCGCACGTCCACTTCTCCAACCGGGAGTACTACCGCCGGCTGGAGGGACTGAGGAGCAGCCACCTGAGGAACATGGCCGAGCTGGAGAGGATGTACATTGGTCAGGGCGAGGAGAGgcctgctgaggaggaggagggggaggagggcgaggaaggggggggaggagggcagagCAGAGAGGACCGTCTGTCCGTCAG cagcagcccagcCAGTAAACTCCAGAGGATCTACtcgcaggaggagctggacctcCACGACTCGTCCAGCGGGTCCGACCAGTCAGAattggggggggcagagagccTGGGGGAGCACGGGCAGGACACTCCACCGAGGACCCCTGTCCAGGACCGGGCCTTTaccag AGACTTCCTGCTGAGCCCTGAGGACACGCCCACCCGGAACCAGTACCGGTTACAACCCAACAACGCCGCCAGTGCGAAACCGCGGGGGAGATCGTCCCGCCAAACCGGGTCCAGGGTCGGCTCCGACCTCAAGGCCACCGTGCCCAAACCCTTCCAGATGatgctgagggaggaggagaggaagcggcgCAAGGTGCGGACCCGCTCgcaggtggagctggagaacGCGCTGCTGAGGCgcgagctggaggagctccagGAGTGCCAGAAGACCTTCCGGGCGTCGCCGGCACCGGCGCACATACACCTGCCCCTCTACGAGATGatgagccgccgccgccgcttccGCTTCGTTCGGAGCGGCGAGCGGGGCGGCGACAGGGCGCCTTTCCACTTcttggagagggagaggaggaagcgggAGGCCAAGATCCTGGCGGAGCTGGAGAGGCTGGGGCCGCAGGAGGAGCGGCGGGCCTTCCGGGCCCGGCCCATGCCCAGCTCGGTGTACGGAACCAAGCCGGTGGCCAAGAACGCAAGCCGGCAATTCGGAGGGGCCCCGGGGGCCCGATGTCAGCCAGACTTGGACCCGGACTTGTCCCCCGACACCCGATCCCCCAGGCCGGGGAAGAAGCAGATAGAGCTCTCCATTGAGATGGTGAAGGAAAGGAAGTGGTGCtgcactgacctctga
- the LOC120820186 gene encoding protein FAM161A isoform X1 — MQSKMQRWTSVRNKDSMSPYGGEGEQDSPPEEENGVGEEAGEEVKGGRSVRRSLSLEIYGLQREPHVHFSNREYYRRLEGLRSSHLRNMAELERMYIGQGEERPAEEEEGEEGEEGGGGGQSREDRLSVSSSSPASKLQRIYSQEELDLHDSSSGSDQSELGGAESLGEHGQDTPPRTPVQDRAFTRDFLLSPEDTPTRNQYRLQPNNAASAKPRGRSSRQTGSRVGSDLKATVPKPFQMMLREEERKRRKVRTRSQVELENALLRRELEELQECQKTFRASPAPAHIHLPLYEMMSRRRRFRFVRSGERGGDRAPFHFLERERRKREAKILAELERLGPQEERRAFRARPMPSSVYGTKPVAKNASRQFGGAPGARCQPDLDPDLSPDTRSPRPGKKQIELSIEMVKERKWCCTDL, encoded by the exons ATGCAGAGTAAGATGCAGCGCTGGACCTCCGTGCGCAACAAGGACTCCATGTCTCCGTACGGGGGGGAAGGAGAACAGGACTCTCCTCCAGAGGAG GAGAACGGCGTGGGCGAGGAGGCCGGCGAGGAGGTGAAAGGAGGCCGCAGCGTTCGCAGGTCTCTGTCGCTGGAGATCTACGGCCTGCAGAGAGAGCCGCACGTCCACTTCTCCAACCGGGAGTACTACCGCCGGCTGGAGGGACTGAGGAGCAGCCACCTGAGGAACATGGCCGAGCTGGAGAGGATGTACATTGGTCAGGGCGAGGAGAGgcctgctgaggaggaggagggggaggagggcgaggaaggggggggaggagggcagagCAGAGAGGACCGTCTGTCCGTCAG cagcagcagcccagcCAGTAAACTCCAGAGGATCTACtcgcaggaggagctggacctcCACGACTCGTCCAGCGGGTCCGACCAGTCAGAattggggggggcagagagccTGGGGGAGCACGGGCAGGACACTCCACCGAGGACCCCTGTCCAGGACCGGGCCTTTaccag AGACTTCCTGCTGAGCCCTGAGGACACGCCCACCCGGAACCAGTACCGGTTACAACCCAACAACGCCGCCAGTGCGAAACCGCGGGGGAGATCGTCCCGCCAAACCGGGTCCAGGGTCGGCTCCGACCTCAAGGCCACCGTGCCCAAACCCTTCCAGATGatgctgagggaggaggagaggaagcggcgCAAGGTGCGGACCCGCTCgcaggtggagctggagaacGCGCTGCTGAGGCgcgagctggaggagctccagGAGTGCCAGAAGACCTTCCGGGCGTCGCCGGCACCGGCGCACATACACCTGCCCCTCTACGAGATGatgagccgccgccgccgcttccGCTTCGTTCGGAGCGGCGAGCGGGGCGGCGACAGGGCGCCTTTCCACTTcttggagagggagaggaggaagcgggAGGCCAAGATCCTGGCGGAGCTGGAGAGGCTGGGGCCGCAGGAGGAGCGGCGGGCCTTCCGGGCCCGGCCCATGCCCAGCTCGGTGTACGGAACCAAGCCGGTGGCCAAGAACGCAAGCCGGCAATTCGGAGGGGCCCCGGGGGCCCGATGTCAGCCAGACTTGGACCCGGACTTGTCCCCCGACACCCGATCCCCCAGGCCGGGGAAGAAGCAGATAGAGCTCTCCATTGAGATGGTGAAGGAAAGGAAGTGGTGCtgcactgacctctga